The following coding sequences are from one Anguilla rostrata isolate EN2019 chromosome 16, ASM1855537v3, whole genome shotgun sequence window:
- the nfat5b gene encoding nuclear factor of activated T-cells 5 isoform X2: MPSDFISLLSADLDLNSPKSLYSKESVYDLLPKELQLPSSSESNQTAMSQKSGGEAGPPPPAAVASDASSTSSSMPMGGPRSAFPASSSPTMHSSTSVTDQASAHSGCTPGPGVSSRGVAEMLVLEGQLSVAEAGTSSSGGSVRAGGNGGGAGAQPPQQQQQQQQQQQHQTTPSKRRTVLNISPPPEDLLDDSRMSCQEDPLQDSEQSSSIWMDDSTSNFSFMSSSSYNDNTEVPRKSRKRTPRQRPGPKPISAQDASMDVFDADSAKGPHFVLSQLGPDTKNCPKGSGSESPQTPIQKGGTLSGQFPVKAEGKELKILVQPETQHRARYLTEGSRGSVKDRTQQSFPTVKLEGFNEPVVLQVFVGNDTGRVKPHGFYQACRVTGRNTTACKEVDIEGTTVIEVCLDPSNSMTLAVDCVGVLKLRNADVEARIGVVGSKKKSTRARLVFRVNIPRPDGSVLTLQTPSSPILCTQPAGAPEILKKSLHTCTVKGGEEVFLIGKNFLKGTKVIFQENSADENSWKAEAEIDMELFHQNHLIVKVPPYQNQAISSPVSVGIYVVTNAGRSHDVQAFTYTPDPAANAVDVPVKKEAPSPANPCSFEDQIKVISGGCSLDSALMAPLMPLIKREDVTPMEVSSNTSAAGVFKTSDGIGSAQQSLAMSSSVPPNSMPFPSTMPLQPGEPEQPQAPVFTNAESLSTIQKQDIAPNTSFSVPGDSLLQQVPQQFLMEPRESLPQERPGGSAGVGVGLAPMVEAQQRQAQQLPIFPQDGVAQLERAVRELQAGGFSSAGSGNDSLVQQVLEAAAQQQLNSVLYSTTDELMQQQVQENMNSLQLQPTESSLAKQQQQQQQQQQQQQQQQQQQQQQQQQQQQQQQVLENLQQQLQSELFQPTLPMQCGLFQGGSRSEAPEKQGSPQAMVQTHASLFQPSEGLLCPASQQQPQQQQSLFQQAGELLSIQTSNFLQQPPSHPSPPQQLFHTPSPMGEAQDSQGTMFHTQKTSATREQVQAAIFQNTLSVLTGSTLSPEQQSGASGLFLSPNTLPAQLTVDSSQQQQQQQQQQQQQQQQQQQQQQQQQQQLAFLTSLQTSAAEPQSVFQPQPQLQQSTPMEQQQSSQPPPPQQPPQPQGSLFQSLSSHPTASTHTPSQQQQQQQQQQQQQQQQQQQQQANLLFCSSAMNPQDQPPSILFSSQGQMPPMSSGSLPSQTPQNPALLFSQATAVAVTQQEQSEPMSFQDQSSVTGNPPASEPPQQGLFQDQQPMQLAPSSSNAPEQSVTIFMTQPNISALQGGMGTQDLPQSTMFATQNGVAGLQTTTSSPVQQPGSLFQTAVSGTMTQPGQTQQPGLFLFGIQNECGPLINSPGPMLSDQLIAISQSGQNQRDSDAQIQSLLNQSMSESGGIQNSMTASQKIDDLLVSLQGQGNNHSRSY, encoded by the exons TCCTCTACCTCAGTGACCGACCAGGCCTCTGCTCACAGCGGCTGCACTCCAGGTCCGGGGGTAAGTAGCCGAGGGGTGGCGGAGAtgctggtcctggagggccagctGTCGGTAGCCGAAGCTGGCACCAGCAGCAGCGGTGGCAGCGTCCGGGCTGGAGGCAacgggggtggggcaggggctcagccgccccagcagcagcagcagcagcagcagcagcagcagcaccagacGACCCCCTCCAAGCGCCGGACGGTCCTCAACATCTCGCCGCCCCCGGAGGACCTGCTGGACGACAGCCGCATGTCGTGCCAGGAGGACCCCCTCCAGGACTcggagcagagcagcagcatcTGGATGGACGACTCGACCTCCAACTTCAGCTTCATGAGCTCCAGCTCCTACAACGACAACACCGAGGTGCCCCGCAAGTCGCGCAAGCGCACCCCGCGCCAGCGCCCGGGGCCCAAGCCCATCTCCGCCCAGGACGCCAGCATGGACGTGTTCGACGCCGACAGCGCCAAGGGGCCACACTTCGTCCTCTCCCAGCTGGGCCCGGACACCAAGAACTGTCCCAAAGGAAG CGGCTCCGAGAGCCCCCAGACGCCCATCCAGAAGGGCGGCACCCTCTCCGGTCAGTTCCCCGTGAAGGCCGAGGGCAAGGAGCTGAAAATCCTGGTCCAGCCCGAGACCCAGCACCGAGCCCGCTACCTGACCGAGGGCAGCCGGGGCTCGGTGAAGGACCGCACGCAGCAGAGCTTCCCCACCGTGAAG TTGGAGGGCTTCAATGAGCCAGTGGTCCTGCAGGTGTTTGTAGGCAATGACACAGGCCGAGTGAAGCCACACGGGTTCTACCAAGCCTGCAGGGTGACAGGCCGCAACACCACCGCGTGCAAGGAGGTGGACATCGAAGGCACCACGGTCATCGAAGTATGCCTGGACCCCAGCAACAGCATGACCCTAGC ggtGGACTGCGTGGGGGTCCTGAAGCTCCGCAACGCAGACGTGGAGGCTCGCATCGGCGTGGTCGGCTCCAAAAAGAAGAGCACGCGGGCCAGGCTGGTGTTCCGGGTCAACATCCCTCGCCCCGACGGCTCAGTTCTCACGTTACAGACACCCTCATCCCCCATCCTTTGCA CCCAGCCTGCAGGAGCTCCAGAGATCCTGAAGAAGagcctgcacacctgcacagtgAAGGGAGGCGAGGAGGTCTTCCTGATCGGCAAGAACTTCCTCAAGGGAACCAAAGTCATATTCCAGGAGAATTCAGCAG ATGAGAACTCCTGGAAGGCTGAGGCTGAGATTGACATGGAGTTGTTTCATCAG AATCATTTGATAGTGAAAGTCCCTCCGTATCAGAACCAGGCCATCTCATCTCCCGTATCTGTGGGGATCTACGTGGTGACTAATGCAGGGAGGTCCCACGACGTGCAGGCTTTCACATATACACCAGACCCAG CAGCGAATGCGGTGGATGTGCCTGTGAAGAAAGAGGCTCCATCTCCGGCAAATCCCTGCTCGTTTGAAGATCAGATAAAGG TGATAAGTGGCGGCTGTAGCTTGGACAGTGCCTTGATGGCCCCATTGATGCCTCTTATCAAGAGGGAAGACGTCACCCCAATGGAGGTTTCCAGTAATACCTCTGCTGCCGGTGTCTTCAAG ACCTCAGATGGCATCGGGTCGGCCCAGCAGTCCCTGGCCATGAGCTCTAGTGTCCCGCCTAACAGCATGCCCTTCCCCAGCACGATGCCTCTCCAGCCAGGGGAGCCAGAACAGCCGCAAGCTCCCGTCTTCACCAACGCCGAGTCCTTGAGCACCATACAGAAGCAGGACATCGCACCTAACACCTCCTTCTCTGTGCCTGGTGACTCCCTGCTCCAGCAGGTACCCCAGCAGTTCCTCATGGAGCCTAGAGAAAGCCTGCCTCAGGAGAGGCCCGGAGGCagcgctggggtgggggtgggcctGGCTCCGATGGTGGAGGCCCAGCAGCGGCAGGCCCAGCAGCTCCCAATCTTCCCGCAGGATGGGGTGGCCCAGCTGGAGAGGGCTGTGCGGGAGCTTCAGGCCGGGGGCTTCTCCAGCGCGGGCTCTGGAAACGACAGCCTGGTCCAGCAGGTCCTGGAGGCAGCCGCGCAACAGCAACTCAACTCGGTGCTGTACAGCACCACTGACGAGCTCATGCAGCAGCAGGTCCAGGAGAACATGAacagcctgcagctgcagccgaCTGAGAGCTCCCTTgccaagcagcagcagcagcagcagcagcagcagcagcagcagcagcagcagcagcagcaacagcaacagcaacagcaacaacaacaacaacagcaacaagtTCTGGagaacctgcagcagcagctccagtcGGAGCTCTTCCAGCCTACGTTACCCATGCAGTGCGGCCTCTTCCAGGGCGGCTCTCGAAGTGAGGCCCCCGAGAAGCAGGGCTCCCCACAGGCCATGGTGCAGACCCACGCCTCCCTCTTTCAGCCGTCCGaaggcctgctctgccccgcctcccagcagcagccgcagcaaCAGCAGTCGCTCTTCCAGCAAGCGGGGGAGCTCCTCTCCATACAGACCTCCAACTTCCTCCAGCAGCCTCCCTCTCACCCTTCCCCTCCCCAGCAGCTGTTCCACACCCCCAGCCCGATGGGCGAGGCACAGGACTCGCAGGGGACCATGTTCCACACTCAGAAGACCTCCGCCACACGGGAGCAGGTGCAGGCGGCCATTTTCCAGAACACCCTGTCTGTGCTGACGGGCTCCACGCTGTCTCCCGAGCAGCAGTCCGGCGCCTCCGggctgttcctctctcccaACACGCTGCCCGCTCAGCTCACCGTAGAcagcagccagcagcagcagcagcagcagcagcagcaacaacagcaacaacaacaacaacaacaacagcagcagcagcagcagcagcagttggCTTTCCTCACATCCCTGCAGACTTCAGCCGCAGAGCCCCAGTCGGTATTCCAGCCCCAaccccagctgcagcagagcacccctatggagcagcagcagtcaTCTCAGCCTCCACCACCTCAACAGCCACCGCAACCACAAGGCTCCCTGTTCCAGAGCCTCTCTTCCCACCCCACTGCCAGCACGCACACTccgagccagcagcagcagcagcagcagcagcagcaacagcagcaacagcagcagcagcagcagcagcaggccaaCCTACTGTTCTGCAGCAGTGCCATGAACCCCCAGGATCAGCCCCCCAGTATTCTCTTCAGCAGCCAAGGCCAGATGCCCCCCATGAGCAGCGGCAGTCTTCCTTCCCAGACGCCCCAGAACCCcgctctccttttctcccagGCCACCGCGGTGGCGGTCACCCAGCAGGAGCAGTCGGAGCCCATGTCCTTCCAGGACCAGAGTTCAGTGACGGGGAATCCTCCGGCGAGCGAGCCCCCCCAGCAGGGCCTGTTCCAGGATCAGCAGCCCATGCAGCTCGCCCCCAGCTCCAGCAATGCCCCCGAGCAGTCCGTCACCATCTTCATGACCCAGCCCAACATTTCGGCCCTGCAGGGTGGCATGGGCACCCAGGACCTCCCACAGTCCACCATGTTTGCCACGCAGAATGGGGTGGCTGGCCTACAGACCACGACCTCCTCCCCTGTGCAGCAGCCGGGGTCTCTCTTCCAGACGGCAGTGAGCGGGACCATGACCCAGCCGGGCCAAACACAGCAGCCTGGCCTCTTCCTCTTTGGAATCCAGAACG AGTGTGGCCCGCTGATAAACTCCCCTGGGCCGATGCTGTCCGATCAGCTCATCGCCATCAGCCAGTCGGGCCAGAACCAGCGCGACAGTGATGCCCAGATACAGTCCCTGCTCAACCAGTCCATGTCCGAGTCCGGAGGCATCCAGAACAGCATGACCGCATCGCAGAAGATCGACGACCTGCTGGTCAGCCTTCAGGGGCAAGGCAACAATCACTCGCGCTCCTATTAG
- the nfat5b gene encoding nuclear factor of activated T-cells 5 isoform X4 encodes MPMGGPRSAFPASSSPTMHSSTSVTDQASAHSGCTPGPGVSSRGVAEMLVLEGQLSVAEAGTSSSGGSVRAGGNGGGAGAQPPQQQQQQQQQQQHQTTPSKRRTVLNISPPPEDLLDDSRMSCQEDPLQDSEQSSSIWMDDSTSNFSFMSSSSYNDNTEVPRKSRKRTPRQRPGPKPISAQDASMDVFDADSAKGPHFVLSQLGPDTKNCPKGSGSESPQTPIQKGGTLSGQFPVKAEGKELKILVQPETQHRARYLTEGSRGSVKDRTQQSFPTVKLEGFNEPVVLQVFVGNDTGRVKPHGFYQACRVTGRNTTACKEVDIEGTTVIEVCLDPSNSMTLAVDCVGVLKLRNADVEARIGVVGSKKKSTRARLVFRVNIPRPDGSVLTLQTPSSPILCTQPAGAPEILKKSLHTCTVKGGEEVFLIGKNFLKGTKVIFQENSADENSWKAEAEIDMELFHQNHLIVKVPPYQNQAISSPVSVGIYVVTNAGRSHDVQAFTYTPDPAANAVDVPVKKEAPSPANPCSFEDQIKVISGGCSLDSALMAPLMPLIKREDVTPMEVSSNTSAAGVFKQTSDGIGSAQQSLAMSSSVPPNSMPFPSTMPLQPGEPEQPQAPVFTNAESLSTIQKQDIAPNTSFSVPGDSLLQQVPQQFLMEPRESLPQERPGGSAGVGVGLAPMVEAQQRQAQQLPIFPQDGVAQLERAVRELQAGGFSSAGSGNDSLVQQVLEAAAQQQLNSVLYSTTDELMQQQVQENMNSLQLQPTESSLAKQQQQQQQQQQQQQQQQQQQQQQQQQQQQQQQVLENLQQQLQSELFQPTLPMQCGLFQGGSRSEAPEKQGSPQAMVQTHASLFQPSEGLLCPASQQQPQQQQSLFQQAGELLSIQTSNFLQQPPSHPSPPQQLFHTPSPMGEAQDSQGTMFHTQKTSATREQVQAAIFQNTLSVLTGSTLSPEQQSGASGLFLSPNTLPAQLTVDSSQQQQQQQQQQQQQQQQQQQQQQQQQQQLAFLTSLQTSAAEPQSVFQPQPQLQQSTPMEQQQSSQPPPPQQPPQPQGSLFQSLSSHPTASTHTPSQQQQQQQQQQQQQQQQQQQQQANLLFCSSAMNPQDQPPSILFSSQGQMPPMSSGSLPSQTPQNPALLFSQATAVAVTQQEQSEPMSFQDQSSVTGNPPASEPPQQGLFQDQQPMQLAPSSSNAPEQSVTIFMTQPNISALQGGMGTQDLPQSTMFATQNGVAGLQTTTSSPVQQPGSLFQTAVSGTMTQPGQTQQPGLFLFGIQNECGPLINSPGPMLSDQLIAISQSGQNQRDSDAQIQSLLNQSMSESGGIQNSMTASQKIDDLLVSLQGQGNNHSRSY; translated from the exons TCCTCTACCTCAGTGACCGACCAGGCCTCTGCTCACAGCGGCTGCACTCCAGGTCCGGGGGTAAGTAGCCGAGGGGTGGCGGAGAtgctggtcctggagggccagctGTCGGTAGCCGAAGCTGGCACCAGCAGCAGCGGTGGCAGCGTCCGGGCTGGAGGCAacgggggtggggcaggggctcagccgccccagcagcagcagcagcagcagcagcagcagcagcaccagacGACCCCCTCCAAGCGCCGGACGGTCCTCAACATCTCGCCGCCCCCGGAGGACCTGCTGGACGACAGCCGCATGTCGTGCCAGGAGGACCCCCTCCAGGACTcggagcagagcagcagcatcTGGATGGACGACTCGACCTCCAACTTCAGCTTCATGAGCTCCAGCTCCTACAACGACAACACCGAGGTGCCCCGCAAGTCGCGCAAGCGCACCCCGCGCCAGCGCCCGGGGCCCAAGCCCATCTCCGCCCAGGACGCCAGCATGGACGTGTTCGACGCCGACAGCGCCAAGGGGCCACACTTCGTCCTCTCCCAGCTGGGCCCGGACACCAAGAACTGTCCCAAAGGAAG CGGCTCCGAGAGCCCCCAGACGCCCATCCAGAAGGGCGGCACCCTCTCCGGTCAGTTCCCCGTGAAGGCCGAGGGCAAGGAGCTGAAAATCCTGGTCCAGCCCGAGACCCAGCACCGAGCCCGCTACCTGACCGAGGGCAGCCGGGGCTCGGTGAAGGACCGCACGCAGCAGAGCTTCCCCACCGTGAAG TTGGAGGGCTTCAATGAGCCAGTGGTCCTGCAGGTGTTTGTAGGCAATGACACAGGCCGAGTGAAGCCACACGGGTTCTACCAAGCCTGCAGGGTGACAGGCCGCAACACCACCGCGTGCAAGGAGGTGGACATCGAAGGCACCACGGTCATCGAAGTATGCCTGGACCCCAGCAACAGCATGACCCTAGC ggtGGACTGCGTGGGGGTCCTGAAGCTCCGCAACGCAGACGTGGAGGCTCGCATCGGCGTGGTCGGCTCCAAAAAGAAGAGCACGCGGGCCAGGCTGGTGTTCCGGGTCAACATCCCTCGCCCCGACGGCTCAGTTCTCACGTTACAGACACCCTCATCCCCCATCCTTTGCA CCCAGCCTGCAGGAGCTCCAGAGATCCTGAAGAAGagcctgcacacctgcacagtgAAGGGAGGCGAGGAGGTCTTCCTGATCGGCAAGAACTTCCTCAAGGGAACCAAAGTCATATTCCAGGAGAATTCAGCAG ATGAGAACTCCTGGAAGGCTGAGGCTGAGATTGACATGGAGTTGTTTCATCAG AATCATTTGATAGTGAAAGTCCCTCCGTATCAGAACCAGGCCATCTCATCTCCCGTATCTGTGGGGATCTACGTGGTGACTAATGCAGGGAGGTCCCACGACGTGCAGGCTTTCACATATACACCAGACCCAG CAGCGAATGCGGTGGATGTGCCTGTGAAGAAAGAGGCTCCATCTCCGGCAAATCCCTGCTCGTTTGAAGATCAGATAAAGG TGATAAGTGGCGGCTGTAGCTTGGACAGTGCCTTGATGGCCCCATTGATGCCTCTTATCAAGAGGGAAGACGTCACCCCAATGGAGGTTTCCAGTAATACCTCTGCTGCCGGTGTCTTCAAG CAGACCTCAGATGGCATCGGGTCGGCCCAGCAGTCCCTGGCCATGAGCTCTAGTGTCCCGCCTAACAGCATGCCCTTCCCCAGCACGATGCCTCTCCAGCCAGGGGAGCCAGAACAGCCGCAAGCTCCCGTCTTCACCAACGCCGAGTCCTTGAGCACCATACAGAAGCAGGACATCGCACCTAACACCTCCTTCTCTGTGCCTGGTGACTCCCTGCTCCAGCAGGTACCCCAGCAGTTCCTCATGGAGCCTAGAGAAAGCCTGCCTCAGGAGAGGCCCGGAGGCagcgctggggtgggggtgggcctGGCTCCGATGGTGGAGGCCCAGCAGCGGCAGGCCCAGCAGCTCCCAATCTTCCCGCAGGATGGGGTGGCCCAGCTGGAGAGGGCTGTGCGGGAGCTTCAGGCCGGGGGCTTCTCCAGCGCGGGCTCTGGAAACGACAGCCTGGTCCAGCAGGTCCTGGAGGCAGCCGCGCAACAGCAACTCAACTCGGTGCTGTACAGCACCACTGACGAGCTCATGCAGCAGCAGGTCCAGGAGAACATGAacagcctgcagctgcagccgaCTGAGAGCTCCCTTgccaagcagcagcagcagcagcagcagcagcagcagcagcagcagcagcagcagcagcaacagcaacagcaacagcaacaacaacaacaacagcaacaagtTCTGGagaacctgcagcagcagctccagtcGGAGCTCTTCCAGCCTACGTTACCCATGCAGTGCGGCCTCTTCCAGGGCGGCTCTCGAAGTGAGGCCCCCGAGAAGCAGGGCTCCCCACAGGCCATGGTGCAGACCCACGCCTCCCTCTTTCAGCCGTCCGaaggcctgctctgccccgcctcccagcagcagccgcagcaaCAGCAGTCGCTCTTCCAGCAAGCGGGGGAGCTCCTCTCCATACAGACCTCCAACTTCCTCCAGCAGCCTCCCTCTCACCCTTCCCCTCCCCAGCAGCTGTTCCACACCCCCAGCCCGATGGGCGAGGCACAGGACTCGCAGGGGACCATGTTCCACACTCAGAAGACCTCCGCCACACGGGAGCAGGTGCAGGCGGCCATTTTCCAGAACACCCTGTCTGTGCTGACGGGCTCCACGCTGTCTCCCGAGCAGCAGTCCGGCGCCTCCGggctgttcctctctcccaACACGCTGCCCGCTCAGCTCACCGTAGAcagcagccagcagcagcagcagcagcagcagcagcaacaacagcaacaacaacaacaacaacaacagcagcagcagcagcagcagcagttggCTTTCCTCACATCCCTGCAGACTTCAGCCGCAGAGCCCCAGTCGGTATTCCAGCCCCAaccccagctgcagcagagcacccctatggagcagcagcagtcaTCTCAGCCTCCACCACCTCAACAGCCACCGCAACCACAAGGCTCCCTGTTCCAGAGCCTCTCTTCCCACCCCACTGCCAGCACGCACACTccgagccagcagcagcagcagcagcagcagcagcaacagcagcaacagcagcagcagcagcagcagcaggccaaCCTACTGTTCTGCAGCAGTGCCATGAACCCCCAGGATCAGCCCCCCAGTATTCTCTTCAGCAGCCAAGGCCAGATGCCCCCCATGAGCAGCGGCAGTCTTCCTTCCCAGACGCCCCAGAACCCcgctctccttttctcccagGCCACCGCGGTGGCGGTCACCCAGCAGGAGCAGTCGGAGCCCATGTCCTTCCAGGACCAGAGTTCAGTGACGGGGAATCCTCCGGCGAGCGAGCCCCCCCAGCAGGGCCTGTTCCAGGATCAGCAGCCCATGCAGCTCGCCCCCAGCTCCAGCAATGCCCCCGAGCAGTCCGTCACCATCTTCATGACCCAGCCCAACATTTCGGCCCTGCAGGGTGGCATGGGCACCCAGGACCTCCCACAGTCCACCATGTTTGCCACGCAGAATGGGGTGGCTGGCCTACAGACCACGACCTCCTCCCCTGTGCAGCAGCCGGGGTCTCTCTTCCAGACGGCAGTGAGCGGGACCATGACCCAGCCGGGCCAAACACAGCAGCCTGGCCTCTTCCTCTTTGGAATCCAGAACG AGTGTGGCCCGCTGATAAACTCCCCTGGGCCGATGCTGTCCGATCAGCTCATCGCCATCAGCCAGTCGGGCCAGAACCAGCGCGACAGTGATGCCCAGATACAGTCCCTGCTCAACCAGTCCATGTCCGAGTCCGGAGGCATCCAGAACAGCATGACCGCATCGCAGAAGATCGACGACCTGCTGGTCAGCCTTCAGGGGCAAGGCAACAATCACTCGCGCTCCTATTAG